Genomic DNA from Mixophyes fleayi isolate aMixFle1 chromosome 7, aMixFle1.hap1, whole genome shotgun sequence:
aacaaaaataaaaacccttTCCCCTAAAGTTTAAGGGAGCAATACAAAAATTTTAAATGACCAACTGCCTATAACACTTCCTTGAATAAGAGTTGGAGGTATACTTGTCTATGCACCAAAATCTACACACAACAAACTTTTTTTACTACTTGCCAAAGTCTCCCTTACCGAGCCGCACATGATCGGATGATAATTACTTAAGTTCTAAGTGCATTAAGAATTAGAAggttttctaaaataaataaaatgtatcaatagaACATCCCCAGTAAAGCTGATTATGATAAAGCCATTTACACATAATGAGGTATAGTTATCAGTAACAGCTGCAGAAGCCATTAAAAATCATTGGCAAAATGGCTTCCCAGCTACCTGTCTGCAGTTTGTGGTGCCTGTAAGTATTTGTTAAGCCCTTCTGTGGACACTCAGAATTATGGGAGCCTCAAATCCCCAACTTCCAGTCCTGAATCCTCTTGCCCCAAATAGGAGGACTTCTGCACCGCCTTAATTTGCACCAATGCCAGCATGTACGTCTTATGTCATTTTGCGGGCTGTGAAGTCATTAATAATTTGTTGttggtatttatttaatttgcactTCTGTTATTTTCTCATTTTATGTTCTAACCCCTACGTACATCGCTGCGGGACCCTTATGgagtcttataaataaaagataataaataattataaaatacagGCTCATTGTTAAGAAATTCAGACAGACCTACAGGTATGTAGTCATTAAGCTGTAGTACTAAAACACGAACACCAATAAGAAGTCACTGGATGCATCTTGTAGAGAAAGGACAGAATTGTACCTGTCAGTCCATTCTTGCTGGTGTTCAGTAAAGCGGCTCGTTTTATGCTCACGGCATGCCCTACTATCCTTGAGGTACATTCTTCGCTATCGTTGTCTTGAAAATGTATTCGCCTTGGCTGGAAACACTGCAGTCGACACAACCGAATATTGCTTAGGATCTCTGAGAGAGACAGTCTGTTTGTACAATGTTTATCGGAAGCATTGGTCCATGAGATATCGGGAGGGGAATGTGCAACTTGGGAAGAGCTTGAAAAACTAGACAACATTTCAGGGTCCAGCTGCTTTAGGATGGGATCATGTTCTGAGGATAACCGGTCCATTATAACCCTAAAACACAAGATATAAGAAAAAAAGAAGTTTACACAGGGGAAAAGGTAATTGGTTGCTCATATGATGTGATCCACATAGACAGATTTGGTTTGTCTTCATTGACAAATGGGCATTTTACCAAGAAAATTAATAATGTAACACCAGAAACCAGTAAagcgtttcatgatttatttttagaGTATAAcccaaacaaaactaaacaagCACAAGAAGGGTGTGCCCCTTTgccaaacaaaaaacaatttaccTTCCACCTCGGCCCAGACGTCTCCTTGCAAATCCTATACAGCGTCTGGGGACTGTGAGAGCGGTGAGGCAATGCTTATACCGAAGCCGAGCCAGTCCTGACAAACCAGGGTTTTCTAAAGGATCGTCAATTTGGTCCAAACGTGGCTACAGATACAAACAAACCAGTAAAccgtaaatatattattttttttgagaaCTGGCAAAAGTTTGACCTTTACTGTCCTGGCACAAGGTATGGTCTTATTACCCGCTCAGCCTTATAACTACCATGCGGGCTCCGTGTTGTGTTGTACAATTGGCACTGGTGCCATTTAAAACCTCTGATCTGACCGGTACACGTGTTAACGGATCATTTAAAAAGGTTTTAAAACGCGTAGATCTCAATAAAACACTTTATCAATAAACCACTCATACCAAATAGTACAAATCTCTCTTCTATGCTAGTAGCTTGGGAGCTACTTACCTCCAGTTGCTTGCCTGAAACATTTGACAGGTCAAACTGAATGGTTGTCAACGTAACTGATTGGACAAACCACCCAATAAGCCGGCTAATACAAGCTGAAATAAGTATGTATATTTTACAAGCTCATGCCCATACAAGCGACCAGAACCATGGGAGTTACGGCCATCAGACTCTCATGTATAAGATGCATAGAATTTTCTAGACTTCTCTCAAGCCCAGATGCCATCCCCACCCCACAAAACCAGTTTTTACACTAGATAATGAAAATTCCTTAAGATTAATTAGAGCAGTATGTATCTAGTTCTCAGACTTCCTGCTGGCTGTGAAAGCTGCTTTTACTGGGTAACCAAACCTGCTCCAAACCTTCATGGCTTTTATGAGAAATTAAAtagttaaacaaaataaaaaaaataatatatacatataaagtgATTTGGTCACATATATGCCTGCATGCATATAGTGTCTGTACAAGGCCTGACAATAATACACTTGACTTGGTTTAGCTTTTGGAAACATTCAACACACATTTGATATAAACCATTTACTAATCATCTACACTGAAACATGAAACAGAGGCGAGTCTTACGGCGTAATACTGGCATCCAGTTCTTCTCCTGAAGGCAAAAGGCCCATCGGGGTCGTTCTCTTCTTCTAGATCAGACACTGGAGAGGGTACCTGGAGAAGGGAAACAGGGGATTAACCCGGAGACTCTCCTCTCTTGAACCCTCTTCTTTGATGACAGTTTTAGGCCTAACCTGTGGAAACTCTTCATCGTCAGAGCTCTGGAAGTCATATTGTTTGATATCACTCTTGTTAATTACTGGCAATGGCTCTGAGGCTGGCTGAGGAGTCACAACCGGATCTGCTTTTGGCTTCTTTGGGTATTTCTTTTTTAGCCGGACGATTTCAAAAACTTCTTCTTTCACAGAGGGATGGTGAATATTCTGCAAGGGACATTTATAGGAATTACTACAATTGGGAAAACAAAAATCTATTGCTTGCTACAGAAGTAAAATGTTACCAGGCTCGGTACTGACCCGCTGAAATGGCGATACTGGCCTGGTGGCAGCTATTCAGCCGCCTGTCCTCCTCCaataaaagcaaattaaaaaaccCACCAAAGAGAAAATAGATTGGGGCTCCCCAGTTGTTGTATGCTGCACAGTACAGATTATTTTTGCTGGTTTTGACCACAATTCATTTCCTTATTTTATACAACGTTATATGGATAAATGGATAAGGATAATAAGACTATGGACACCCATGTATCACACATTACAGAGGAGTCTGTTCAGGACATACCTTAGTTTTGCACTCAGGAGCTCTGTGATGTTTGCCGTTGTGAAGAGATGTTGGTATGGTGTGGGCCTCCTTCTCAACCTTTGAAACTTTAATTTCATTCAATATTTCGCCTCCAAAGTCACCCAGATTGTACCtttcataaaaaacaaaaatatattaataaaatagttaCAGTAAAAGGGATGAGCTGCTGCCATCCTGCATTAATACAGAGGGCGGTATTAGACAGCACGGGTCTAAAGGATTATCATATGGCACAACTCAGTATCCTGATAATTGAGCATTATGTTTTACCTCTTCTCTACCACTTCCAGCGTTAAATGCAACAGTTCCCGCTTCgtcttttctcttcttttgatCATTTCCAATATGGTTATGGCTCGGCTGAACTCTCTTCTTAACTTTAACATTTTCTCATAAGAGGCCTCATCATTCTTGCGATTCTGCAGAAAGTACAGTAAGACCCATATTGATGCACATTCTCACCATGTACTACAGGAAGAGGAATAGGGAGCCCTGCATTACCTTACAGGTACATGTTACAGGTACATTGTGCTGGGACTTTACCTTTCGAGTTTGCATCTTTTCAGTTCTCCGCCGGAATGCAACATATGGGTCACTGTTTGTAGACCCGTCGCGCTTCTCTTGTTTAATTTGAGGGATGAGGGAGGGCCCCCTGCAGTTCTTACGTTTTCTTACCCAGTAGTCATACACAGATTTTATAAGGTAATCATCCTCATTTAGCAGCAACTTAGCTTCCTGAAGAGTCACAAGCTGCAAGAAATCACAAAGGATAGTATGAACATATTGCTACTGATATTTACATACACTTGTAAGTGTTCTAAGAATTATATATGAATGAGAATTCCGTCTCTACTATAGTACTCGGTCGTGTTATTAGAATGATATCATTACCgatgtaatgtatgtaaattaCTATTAGACTATAGGAGCAAATGGGCAGGGTCTGGGAATAGGCAGGAAATTATTACAGTCTCAGTACAGCGTTGCATAATAAGTTGCCATTATATAATTAATGATACCCACAAAGATTAAGACCTGTATGAAAAACACTGAACAAAGCCAATTACCAAGTAACTAATTAATCTGGCCTTCAATTATTCTGAAGTTCTAGGATGGTATTTCTATTTCTAAAAGGTGCAATTTGGATTTCCTTCACTGAGGAAAGGAGGCCTTTACTCACAAAATGCAAACACATTCCCGTTCCCTTCTCTATTACAGGACTTTTCAATTCTGAGAACACTTTATATGGATTTTCCCGCTGGATAGACAGACTAAAGCCGCACTACAGGCAGACTGTTTTACCCTTCTTGGAGCTCATCAGTAAAGGAGAAAAGTCTGCTGCTCAACATGTCTGTCTCTGACAGTATTCAATTTCTGAATTATCTCTATTGTGCCTGAGTAGCAGACCTTTATCTAACTCTAGCGACCCTAAACAGGTTTCATTAGTGTACGGTAGAGGTGGTACCTGGTGATGACCTCCTCTATAAACCTTAGTGCTGACTAAAAATCTTAGATTCTTACACGTTATGACTAAAATAAGACaaagtacataaataaataccTAATTTTTTCAGGTGTCCATAATACATGAAAACAATATTGCAAAGGGGAATACAGATCACATTTATTATTGATtccatataaaaggtaaagtatgTACTACACAATAATGGACGTACAATAACTTCTTTAATGCTAGTGGATTGTATCAATTGCCTGTAGTAAATAGGAAATGCACTTCTATACTGAGCTGGTAACGTATCCTGATCATTGGTCAGCCAGACGGCATGTGATAAAAGGCACAAATTAGCAGAGTCTGTGCTAGTTATAACTAGAGACGTGATCATGCATGCGCTTCATCTGATCCGTGCCGAAACCTCAAATAATCTCAGTGTATGGAGGTTCTGGATGAAATGTGTACCGTTATCCCACCATCCCCCCTTTTATTTAACATACCTAAGTTTTGGAATTATCAGCTACGTAGGccggcttctttttttttttgtggttcatAATTTTGATTTAATGCCCAACTAGTAATACCCACCCCTGATGAACACATATTTGAAACTATGAACCTAAAGCTAGATGGCTCTGTGTTCTCATAAGGGACTCTCAATGGCGATGCTTATTCACAACTATAACACATTTGGAGATTTAAGGAGTTTTAATAGTCTATAGAACTGAACATTGAtgacaaacataaataaaaataaaacaaccttataaaatgacagctatcaACCAAACACAAGCATGTGCCTTCACGGACTCCTGCACTTTATAAAGTACTGTAGTGTAATCTATTTAGTGTGCCGGTACTACTGTCCAAATCTTTTCTCAAACAGCCTTCCAGCCTGGTTGTCGTTTGTCCAATGGAAATAAGTAAACAAGTTTGTTTCAACCAATTGTGGCATTGTGCCTTTATCAATCTCATTGGCCACCAGGTCGGGCACTTACAACAGataatttttaaacttatttattgattatatatgtataaaggtGAATTATGAACAGCGTTaggtcttttctttctttttttttttttttaaaccaatatgTTAAGGGGAGGGGGATAATGAAGGAAGGAAAAAgtaaagggagggagggagagggtggaCGGGGAATACTGATCCACCACAAAATTAACCTTCACTAGATACACTTTAGATAAATTAAATTAGAGGCCAACATTACatatggggaagattcaattatCAATTATTAAGTGTGAGCAAAAAAGAGCACAGCTATCATTACCGTAACTGACTGTTTTGCGAGTGTAACCATAGGGAATTTAAATCTCCCTCCCATAGATAACAACTGAACAGCATTGCTAAACATAACAGCTCTCAGTACGCTATTGGTTAATAGTTAACAATTGTCAAGAAGGAGTTAATGCCATTGAAGAGTGTGGGCAGTTTTGACTCTCTCTTTAATAGATATTGAATTGTTTAAAGAGGCTTCATATGTTTATTATATAGTATCCTGTGCACAAcatatttagtaaaataaataaacaaacagggAGGACAAGAATATGTTGTTCTCTATGCACTATGCTCTCTCCCAGATCAGCGTTCTCCAAATCCCAcaagcaagaggtggtgatgTAAAGAGGAAGTTGGTGCAAGAGAGACTAGAATGTATTAATGCAATAAGAAGCAAAGGAGAAACTGCTAAAACATCCTCTTTATCATACACAACATATGTGCAAGATGGAAACCTGTATCCCCTCATGAAGAATCCACTCCCAGCAACATCAATTGTTCTTTTAGGGaaaggaattttaaaaaaaatgataaactgTCTATCAGACGTTGTGATCTCAGTACCTGATTGGAGCTCGCCTTTTCCAGCCTGTCAATCATTATCTCAAACTGCAGTGGTTTCAGTTCCATTTTCCTGTTGAGCCGGTTAAGCAAAGTCTCATCTTCAGAGTCCATATCATAATCTGGCTGCTCATTGTCTAGATTGAACGCTAAAAGTTAAGAATAACTAAAATTATTAACTGAATTATTATACCCCAAACACATGTCTGACTTCACATGAAAATGCATcaccataaaaaagaaaaagtagaataatatatattttacacacacatataagtatgtgtatatattcccAGCACAAGGGAAGATcaacaacatttacttatattgttctagcaaattccgtaacgctttagaatcgggaacaaacacagcaataaacaatactgggtaatacagacagagaggtaagagggtcctgcacGCACACTTACAATCTGCAGGATTCACAATTACTCTTGCAAATTTAAATGACTCATATTGACAACTAGACAGCAGGGTATGCAAACACCATTCTTCATAAAAGTAGAAATGTGTTGTAGTATTATGAAGTAACACATTTACAACAAGCTGAACTGGTATAACCAGCCTCCAATACATGGACCAACAATGTTAACCTCAGAGAAACTGTTTAAGGACACTTAACCCTGTGTAAGCTTACAGATGTAATGACAGAACTGTCTTGCTAGCAGCTTTACAATGAGTAGTTGGTATAGGACAGCCCTACACACAATGAAAGGAGTGAGGGATCTGTGTGACACAACAAAGGAGAGGAGTCACTGTTACTACCAGCGTATCGAATATACCCAGTAACCACCTTTATAGATTAGTATGCTCAATGCGTTCTATGCGCTGctcatttatttttttggccTGCATGCTGTGACAAGACTATTATCAGTCGGCAGATTTCAAGGGAGGGGGACGGGACATGGGAAACAGAGCCATGTTTATAGAAGAGCGCTCATTGAAGCTCGGCTTCCTGTCTTAGAGGGCAGGTGGTTCATCCAGTTCCAAGCAACAGATACAGCCTGTGTGATACATGGGATGCACTTTACCAGATAAACTTACGCTGAATGTGAATGAACTGCTTGGGCTGTTTAAATTCCCCTTTGTACAGGCGACTGTAGTAGAGAACATTGCTCTCGGCTTCAGGAACGGGAATGAccatgctttctttcttttctctaaaaACTTGCTGTGCCGAAATAGCTCGTTGTAAGTGATGTTCCTGCAAATAGAGAGAGATGCTGTAGAAATGGCAATGAAAGCAAGTGTATCATTAATGTATCCACAGTGGTGATAAAGCAAGAATCagtacacatacatatatcacACACCTTTTATATGCGAGATAATAAACCTGAGAGAGAACTCATTGAATCACATAACTCTCCTGCACAATGCAAAATAATCAATCATTCTGAAACGGACATTAGACGCAGAACATGGCTGGCATTTACGTTATACATTCTCACATCATTCAAGCCCAGATATCATATACAGGCATCCCTGATGCCTAGCAAACCCTGGCACTCCTCCAGGTCAGACGCTGTACAAGAAAAACATGAGAGGGAGACCAACTGCTTGatttccactctgcaaatctGGGATAGGTTGTGCCAAGCAGACAAGACCACAACACGCCTCTTGCTAGGTGGAATAAAACCCGTAAATAGCCAAAGGTGCTGGTGTCTGACAACAGAAGCGCATGAGCAGCTTCAACAAAATGGACCTTCAGTCTCGTGTTGCGGTCTGGATCTGCACTGCCACCCAGTCCAGCAGCCCTACCAGGGCAGGAACATCAGGTCTGAGAACTCAGGGAACCTGCTGCAGAACTTCTTTGGAAATCAAATTGTTGGTCACCTTCTTTTAAGGTCTGACATTTGAATGGCCCAACATTGAAAATGGCTACTAATAGTAGAGGTGAATGGTTTCTCATTGCTACAGGCAAAGAAGAATATATTACAATAATCAGGGTAAAGCCCTACCCATGAATTAATGTGATTAACAAAAAACAAGGTCTCCTGGAGCTTCAAAAACTCACGTCACAGTGAAGAGCCACCACTTGTATTAACATGAACAACCATTGATGAAGGCAGGACACACGCAAAGGCACCAGTTCCATTACAAAACACTGAAAATACAATGTACTAATATACCAATCTTCAACCAGTGCTAAACTATAGAtttcttattgtttatttgtatagtgccacaaCGTTTTCCAGAGAATTAttgtgtcattcacatcagtccctgacccattggagcagACAgtctaaatacagacacactagggtccagTTATGTCATCgaccaattaatctactagtatgtttttggactgtgtggggAAACCTACGTAAccttgggagaacatacaagctctacACAGAGAAGGCCTTGGTCAGAACGGAACCCATGGCCCCAGCCCAGCGACGCAAAAacgttaaccactgtgccactattACGTTCATATAATTCAGAAAAGCTGCCAAATAGGATTGCCACAGGAATACATAACCAGTAACTGTAaacctgggtacacacctatgcaaatattgtgcagatcacacaattcacaaacTTTTAaacagatattgcaagagtgtgtacactcTTGATTTgcttttataaacttcctaaacatCACGAtcacgatgtcgggcaaatgtggaagtttGTACACACTCGCAATCCACAGCGGAGGCAGATATCTTATGAGAAATGGAGATCACAGATcggaaggtaaattgtgtaggcgtgtacacatgaatcggcatgctcattaGGACTTTCAACCACTAGTTACATTGTTACAGAAGTCTgtagtaagattgcataggtgtgtacccagcttaatgctaggtacacactactgaattttctgaccatcatcatcatcaatttatatagcgccactaattccgcagcgctgtacagagaactcattcacatcagtccctgccccattggggcttgcagtctaaattccctaacatacacacacacacacactagggtcaatttgttagcagccaattaacttaccagtatgtttttggagtgtgggaggaaaccggagcacccggaggaaacccacgcaaatacggggagaacatgaaaactcctcacagataaggccatcgtcaggaattgatctcatgaccccagtgctgtgaggcagaagtgctaaccactaggccaccatgctgccaatgTGTTATTTACAACGATTTCACTTACAACTAAATTTCcagtctgccgattcatgtgtatacactatacaccatttaccttctgatctgtgctCTGCATATGGTCCCAAGAGCAGTGTAGTtggtcattcctgtcacactgataacacacaaaataaacttttgactttttcacaatgtcattataaattttgttagcttgTGACACACTAAATAATCAGTCTCAGAAAGAACAGATGAATTAATCCACCTATAGCACACTCTATATTTAACaacacagtgacaggttcctaCTCTTTCTCTGTGCAGTCAGgcgagtgtatacacactgcaagaTCGGAAGGTGGTTAGAATGAGATTGTTATACAGaacgagcaatcaaatgaaacgacgatcgaTACTTTGGAACAACTGTTGTTCATTGTGCAAGTATACACGCTAACGCGTTACCGGCCAAACAGTCGGTGCTTGGCccgataattggatgaaatatcTATATAGTGCGTACCTATCCTAAGTGTAACAATTTTCACAGACAATTACATAGACCAAAAAGAGTAATGTTAGAGTCTGTCAGAGTTAAATGGGAGAAATTCCTAGAGGGAAATTCCTATATGATTAATGGTATTCCACAATATAAAACACAGCTCTCACTTATGAACAATTAACTTTTTGCAATTAGTATGCATATCAATTTGCAGAAAATATGCTGCAAACCTTCGCCATTAATCACTTAAAAAAGATGAAATGCCTGTTACAGCTAtgataaatgtttatatataaaacagttgTAGGTGGCGATCAGAGGTTCCTTAAGCACAAGATGGGGACAGTACATACACAACTAAGGGAACTCAATCTCCAACCACTAAGGGAAACAGCACCACTATTTATGAGATGATAGTTATGGCTTATATGGAATGTATTAAGGGACCATCAATACACAGATGGTTATAACAGGCTGCATAACTTGGCAAGACAATGTATTATACAAAGTTACCGGGAAAAGGTCTACAACATGTTCTTACATCTCttccttcttaaaaaaaaataaacaaaacaaacagaatgATATGGGGGAGCATATGGGTTCATTTTTGGAATTTCGACTTCGAAAGTGCCACCCATGCAGCCAGTGCTCAAAATACCAGCTTCATCCATTGGCGATGCTACACTACATAACATATGTATGGAGTAAAAATACCCCAGAGCCAACTACCCATGAGACCTGAACATTTACAGAAGATATATAAGGAATCTCCGGCGCTAATGGGTAGcacaataaacataaaaacacaaaatcaaATTGAACATCAATTGCAGCAAATCAATAGAGGGGGTGCAATCCtctaacaaacaaacatattaaccaaaaagcagattgcgcatgagatgttctattgaaaataattgtatgtggaaataagcaagcaaatagctcaatgggtaaatatatatatatatatatatatatatatatatatatatatatatatatatatatatatatatatatatatatatatatatatatacacatatatatatatacatatacacacacatacatatacacacacacacatgtttacTCCGGCAATAGATGAATACAAtacataatgaaaataaataaaatataacaacagATAGAATACAAAATCACGtgatatatatctatagctaATTGGAATCTATGTAGATGAAGATGTCAAAAGATGTCTCAACAAAGAGCCAGATTGCTAACATATAACGGATTGTCCAAATGACCATATGAGTAATAGCTCTGTATACGGGTATGGATGAGAGAACTTTGTTTCGCCAGATTCCGGCTATAAAATTAGATGACAAGTTCCCACAAATAGAGCGGTATATTCAAATATGTAGCTCCATAGTAGTAGCTGAAATACATTAGCAGTGGAGCAGTGCGCTGTTGGTGGTGTTCATTATGCCGATGTAATGAATCAGgcttgtaaataaatgtaacatcCAGATCTTACCCGTTAAGGGAGATACAGATCCAAATTCCCGTCCCACAGTTGATTGTAAAGATGTTCCTCTAAAGGACACAATATACGTAAGAGCCTCTGAAGACAATATATCAAATGTCTTCCCGATAGATGAGGCTCAATAGAGCTGATGCTCAATAGTAGGTGTTCCGTAGATAGGAAGATGACAAACagtgacgcgtttcgtccgtccAAGCGGACTTTTTCAAGC
This window encodes:
- the EPC2 gene encoding enhancer of polycomb homolog 2, producing MSKLSFRARALDAAKPLPIYRGTDMPDLNDCVSINRAVPQMPTGMEKEEESEHHLQRAISAQQVFREKKESMVIPVPEAESNVLYYSRLYKGEFKQPKQFIHIQPFNLDNEQPDYDMDSEDETLLNRLNRKMELKPLQFEIMIDRLEKASSNQLVTLQEAKLLLNEDDYLIKSVYDYWVRKRKNCRGPSLIPQIKQEKRDGSTNSDPYVAFRRRTEKMQTRKNRKNDEASYEKMLKLRREFSRAITILEMIKRREKTKRELLHLTLEVVEKRYNLGDFGGEILNEIKVSKVEKEAHTIPTSLHNGKHHRAPECKTKNIHHPSVKEEVFEIVRLKKKYPKKPKADPVVTPQPASEPLPVINKSDIKQYDFQSSDDEEFPQVPSPVSDLEEENDPDGPFAFRRRTGCQYYAPRLDQIDDPLENPGLSGLARLRYKHCLTALTVPRRCIGFARRRLGRGGRVIMDRLSSEHDPILKQLDPEMLSSFSSSSQVAHSPPDISWTNASDKHCTNRLSLSEILSNIRLCRLQCFQPRRIHFQDNDSEECTSRIVGHAVSIKRAALLNTSKNGLTVTGGITEEQFQTHQQQLVQMQRQQLAQLQHKQQSSQQSSQPIHPHAQGSGNTDCMSKTLDSASAHFAASAVVNSPTPGRSEVTKDQSTGHSSLNGIVQPPGGTAKTLYSTNMALSSSPGISTVQLVRTVGHPTTNHLIPTLCTSSPQNLPMSNSCLTNTVHLNNVSVVSPVNVHINTRTSAPSPTALKLATVAASMDRVPKVTPSSAISSIARENHEPERLGLNGIADTTVAMEVT